In the Caenorhabditis elegans chromosome X genome, one interval contains:
- the nlp-3 gene encoding Neuropeptide-Like Protein (Product from WormBase gene class nlp;~Confirmed by transcript evidence) — protein MSKIVACLVLLALSVMCVYSAPYEFRAKRAINPFLDSMGKRAVNPFLDSIGKRSFRPDMITEEKRYFDSLAGQSLGKRSNNRYEMLENYY, from the exons ATGAGCAAAATCGTCGCTTGCTTGGTCTTACTCGCTCTCAGCGTTATGTGTGTCTACTCTGCTCCCTATGAATTT AGAGCAAAAAGAGCAATCAATCCATTCTTGGATTCTATGGGAAAACGAGCTGTCAACCCGTTCCTTGACTCAATTGGCAAACGATCTTTCCGTCCAGACATGATCACTGAGGAGAAGAGATATTTTGATAGCTTGGCCGGTCAATCTTTGGGAAAACGCTCCAACAATCGATatgaaatgttggaaaattacTATTAA
- the cwp-5 gene encoding Coexpressed With Polycystins (Product from WormBase gene class cwp;~Partially confirmed by transcript evidence), with amino-acid sequence MRISMLSLFLLTFKAAGATCPCSGITVNGTDQEHCWQIQSRSEATWGSADDACVAVGGHLGHPLDINYEEILNYVQKQSSLPVLTGIVAGNTEIPIYGAICQSNNFYEVVANTTGFSNTPTSTTTCAYIKTSSSGLVFDSCSIDANVLCDRPLQKQDYCSIIANCSSTTTFLSTTTPVSSTTSNISLTSSSTQSYSSSTAGATSSLFTIKVTQSTTAAGNGQGGSGSGSATTTCKCSAGDVSATTAASACSEKSGCLKNQWKIFGMCVDWRAMLALLLIGLLLFLCCCICHCCMHACMFCTPGKREKEIRDPILPNRSVVAPIPIVAPGKMDYDVEKSEAVILPPPAIQPEPVYITVPEKHESVYGFHTKEIIHVMPEKPTTREIGTMTDPMDTELSTIMPVPVAAPVMKRKKVVKKPKKMFIPATEDPIEEDLAADIPIEMPESPGARSVAPLGDVVEPAPMIPLNFSRNPKPMMPEPQSHDDIPLPVNKSRNTVPPPVMQQKPNNASNNEEFDPSGLRSPPIPAGKPNNGTPKRMTFSPIADESEEENGARIPSPPRERRASGGRPGNNDGPNLSPNAALDPHPTLKNQRLNEMPSPTPANAPVPSKSPVSGASNNPFANLGGPSPAPAADGAGRAPQDDVGMRAARGRLGGAVRGGGGGGEAPNGWKPWAKGGARR; translated from the exons CGGCTGGAGCAACTTGTCCGTGCTCCGGAATAACAGTTAACGGAACTGATCAGGAGCACTGCTGGCAAATCCAATCGAGATCTGAAGCCACTTGGGGATCTGCCGATGACGCCTGTGTGGCTGTTGGCGGACATCTTGGACATCCATTGGATATCAACTAcgaagaaattttgaactatgTTCAAAAACAATCAAGTTTGCCTGTTCTAACCGGAATTGTGGCTGGAAATACAGAGATACCTATATATGGAGCAATTTGTCAGAGCAACAATTTTTATGAGGTCGTCGCCAATACAACAGGGTTTTCCAAT ACGCCAACTTCAACTACTACCTGTGCGTACATCAAAACTTCTTCCAGCGGCCTTGTTTTCGATTCTTGCTCTATCGATGCTAATGTTCTTTGTGATAGAC CACTGCAAAaacaggattactgtagcatCATCGCCAACTGCTCTAGCACAACAACTTTCCTATCCACCACCACTCCAGTCTCTTCAACAACTTCTAACATTTCATTAACGTCATCATCAACGCAATCCTATTCGTCATCAACTGCAGGTGCAACTTCTTCACTTTTCACCATAAAAGTTACTCAATCAACCACAGCCGCAGGCAATGGACAAGGGGGATCTGGTTCCGGATCGGCAACAACTACTTGCAAGTGTTCAGCAGGTGATGTATCCGCCACTACAGCGGCTAGTGCTTGCTCCGAGAAGTCTGGATGCTTGAAGAATCAATGGAAGATCTTTGGAATGTGCGTCGATTGGAGAGCCATGCTGGCTTTGTTGCTCATCGGACTTCTCCTGTTTTTGTGCTGCTGTATTTGTCACTGTTGTATGCATGCATGTATGTTCTGCACTCCCGGTAAACGCGAGAAAGA aATACGCGATCCCATTCTTCCAAACCGTTCTGTTGTTGCTCCAATCCCTATTGTGGCTCCTGGAAAAATGGACTACGATGTTGAGAAATCAGAGGCCGTAATTCTTCCACCACCGGCAATTCAGCCAGAACCAG TGTACATAACTGTGCCAGAGAAGCACGAATCGGTTTATGGATTCCATACAAAGGAGATCATCCACGTCATGCCAGAAAAACCAACCACTCGTGAAATag gaaCCATGACCGATCCTATGGATACTGAGCTTTCGACTATTATGCCGGTCCCGGTTGCGGCCCCAGTGATGAAACGCAAGAAGGttgtcaaaaaaccaaaaaagatgTTCATCCCAGCTACTGAGGATCCAATCGAGGAAGATCTTGCTGCCGATATCCCGATTGAAATGCCAGAGAGCCCTGGCGCACGCTCTGTTGCTCCCCTAGGTGACGTCGTTGAGCCAGCTCCTATGATCCCTCTAAATTTCTCTCGAAATCCGAAGCCAATGATGCCGGAGCCACAATCGCATGATGACATTCCGTTGCCAGTCAACAAAAGCCGAAACACTGTGCCTCCTCCAGTAATGCAGCAGAAGCCGAACAATGCTTCGAATAATGAGGAGTTTGATCCATCTGGATTAAG ATCACCACCAATCCCAGCTGGAAAACCAAATAATGGAACCCCAAAAAGAATGAC ATTCTCCCCAATTGCTGATGAGTCTGAGGAAGAAAATGGAGCACGGATTCCGTCACCACCGCGTGAGCGAAGAGCGTCGGGTGGAAG accAGGAAACAATGACGGACCGAATCTGTCTCCAAATGCAGCTTTAGATCCTCATCCAACATTGAAGAATCA ACGGCTCAACGAAATGCCATCGCCAACCCCTGCGAATGCACCTGTTCCTTCAAAATCTCCGGTTTCTGGGGCATCGAACAATCCTTTTGCAAACCTTGGGGGGCCGTCTCCTGCTCCAGCAGCTGATGGTGCTGGAAGAGCTCCACAAGATGATGTTGGAATGAGAGCTGCCAGGGGAAGACTTGGAGGG GCGGTCCGTggcggtggaggtggtggtgaaGCTCCAAACGGCTGGAAACCTTGGGCAAAAGGTGGCGCGCGTCGTTAA
- the cwp-5 gene encoding Coexpressed With Polycystins (Product from WormBase gene class cwp;~Confirmed by transcript evidence), with translation MTPTSTTTCAYIKTSSSGLVFDSCSIDANVLCDRPLQKQDYCSIIANCSSTTTFLSTTTPVSSTTSNISLTSSSTQSYSSSTAGATSSLFTIKVTQSTTAAGNGQGGSGSGSATTTCKCSAGDVSATTAASACSEKSGCLKNQWKIFGMCVDWRAMLALLLIGLLLFLCCCICHCCMHACMFCTPGKREKEIRDPILPNRSVVAPIPIVAPGKMDYDVEKSEAVILPPPAIQPEPVYITVPEKHESVYGFHTKEIIHVMPEKPTTREIGTMTDPMDTELSTIMPVPVAAPVMKRKKVVKKPKKMFIPATEDPIEEDLAADIPIEMPESPGARSVAPLGDVVEPAPMIPLNFSRNPKPMMPEPQSHDDIPLPVNKSRNTVPPPVMQQKPNNASNNEEFDPSGLRSPPIPAGKPNNGTPKRMTFSPIADESEEENGARIPSPPRERRASGGRPGNNDGPNLSPNAALDPHPTLKNQRLNEMPSPTPANAPVPSKSPVSGASNNPFANLGGPSPAPAADGAGRAPQDDVGMRAARGRLGGAVRGGGGGGEAPNGWKPWAKGGARR, from the exons ATG ACGCCAACTTCAACTACTACCTGTGCGTACATCAAAACTTCTTCCAGCGGCCTTGTTTTCGATTCTTGCTCTATCGATGCTAATGTTCTTTGTGATAGAC CACTGCAAAaacaggattactgtagcatCATCGCCAACTGCTCTAGCACAACAACTTTCCTATCCACCACCACTCCAGTCTCTTCAACAACTTCTAACATTTCATTAACGTCATCATCAACGCAATCCTATTCGTCATCAACTGCAGGTGCAACTTCTTCACTTTTCACCATAAAAGTTACTCAATCAACCACAGCCGCAGGCAATGGACAAGGGGGATCTGGTTCCGGATCGGCAACAACTACTTGCAAGTGTTCAGCAGGTGATGTATCCGCCACTACAGCGGCTAGTGCTTGCTCCGAGAAGTCTGGATGCTTGAAGAATCAATGGAAGATCTTTGGAATGTGCGTCGATTGGAGAGCCATGCTGGCTTTGTTGCTCATCGGACTTCTCCTGTTTTTGTGCTGCTGTATTTGTCACTGTTGTATGCATGCATGTATGTTCTGCACTCCCGGTAAACGCGAGAAAGA aATACGCGATCCCATTCTTCCAAACCGTTCTGTTGTTGCTCCAATCCCTATTGTGGCTCCTGGAAAAATGGACTACGATGTTGAGAAATCAGAGGCCGTAATTCTTCCACCACCGGCAATTCAGCCAGAACCAG TGTACATAACTGTGCCAGAGAAGCACGAATCGGTTTATGGATTCCATACAAAGGAGATCATCCACGTCATGCCAGAAAAACCAACCACTCGTGAAATag gaaCCATGACCGATCCTATGGATACTGAGCTTTCGACTATTATGCCGGTCCCGGTTGCGGCCCCAGTGATGAAACGCAAGAAGGttgtcaaaaaaccaaaaaagatgTTCATCCCAGCTACTGAGGATCCAATCGAGGAAGATCTTGCTGCCGATATCCCGATTGAAATGCCAGAGAGCCCTGGCGCACGCTCTGTTGCTCCCCTAGGTGACGTCGTTGAGCCAGCTCCTATGATCCCTCTAAATTTCTCTCGAAATCCGAAGCCAATGATGCCGGAGCCACAATCGCATGATGACATTCCGTTGCCAGTCAACAAAAGCCGAAACACTGTGCCTCCTCCAGTAATGCAGCAGAAGCCGAACAATGCTTCGAATAATGAGGAGTTTGATCCATCTGGATTAAG ATCACCACCAATCCCAGCTGGAAAACCAAATAATGGAACCCCAAAAAGAATGAC ATTCTCCCCAATTGCTGATGAGTCTGAGGAAGAAAATGGAGCACGGATTCCGTCACCACCGCGTGAGCGAAGAGCGTCGGGTGGAAG accAGGAAACAATGACGGACCGAATCTGTCTCCAAATGCAGCTTTAGATCCTCATCCAACATTGAAGAATCA ACGGCTCAACGAAATGCCATCGCCAACCCCTGCGAATGCACCTGTTCCTTCAAAATCTCCGGTTTCTGGGGCATCGAACAATCCTTTTGCAAACCTTGGGGGGCCGTCTCCTGCTCCAGCAGCTGATGGTGCTGGAAGAGCTCCACAAGATGATGTTGGAATGAGAGCTGCCAGGGGAAGACTTGGAGGG GCGGTCCGTggcggtggaggtggtggtgaaGCTCCAAACGGCTGGAAACCTTGGGCAAAAGGTGGCGCGCGTCGTTAA